Proteins from a genomic interval of Pseudomonas anuradhapurensis:
- a CDS encoding AraC family transcriptional regulator produces the protein MSDTPLATLYQSFDQHRPASLEALLAGVALLLPILDAIPNAAIFIKDPAARYVLANDTLVRRCGLKRLQPLLGKTSAEVFPAQLGPGYTEQDRRVLKEGLVLEDQLELHLYGSREPGWCLTHKRPLYNLAGEIIGLVGISVDLQSAADTHPAYQRLAAVDEHIRQHFHQPISMRELTRIAGISVAQLERYCKRVFHLTPRQMIHKARLEHAHRLLHSDLPITEVAMRCGYTDHSAFSRQFKQLTGFTPRQYRQATT, from the coding sequence ATGAGCGACACCCCCCTGGCAACCCTGTATCAGTCCTTCGACCAGCACCGCCCCGCCAGCCTCGAGGCCCTGCTCGCCGGTGTGGCCTTGCTGCTACCGATCCTCGATGCCATTCCCAACGCGGCGATCTTCATCAAGGACCCGGCTGCCCGCTACGTGCTGGCCAACGACACCCTGGTCCGGCGCTGCGGCCTCAAGCGCCTGCAACCGTTGCTGGGCAAGACCAGTGCCGAGGTGTTCCCGGCACAGCTGGGCCCCGGTTATACCGAGCAGGATCGACGTGTGCTCAAGGAAGGCCTGGTGCTGGAAGACCAGCTGGAACTGCACCTGTATGGCAGCCGCGAGCCCGGCTGGTGCCTGACCCACAAGCGCCCGCTGTACAACCTGGCAGGGGAGATCATCGGCCTGGTCGGCATCTCGGTCGACCTGCAGTCAGCCGCCGACACCCACCCGGCCTACCAGCGCCTGGCGGCGGTGGACGAGCACATCCGCCAGCATTTCCACCAACCGATCAGCATGCGCGAGCTGACCCGGATAGCTGGTATTTCCGTGGCCCAGCTGGAGCGCTACTGCAAGCGGGTATTCCACCTCACGCCACGGCAGATGATTCACAAGGCGCGCCTCGAACATGCCCATCGCCTGCTGCACTCGGACCTGCCGATCACCGAAGTGGCCATGCGCTGCGGCTATACCGACCACAGCGCCTTCAGCCGCCAGTTCAAGCAGCTGACCGGTTTTACGCCGCGGCAGTATCGGCAGGCGACGACGTAG
- a CDS encoding APC family permease has product MSGKFKKQLSLLDLTFIGLGAIFGSGWLFAASHVSAIAGPAGILSWFLGGFAVLLLGIVYCELGAALPRAGGVVRYPVYSHGPLLGYLMGFITLIAFSSLIAIEVVASRQYAAAWFPGLTKAGSSEPTVLGWLVQFALLGLFFFLNYRSVKTFAKANNLVSVFKFIVPLLVIGVLFTFFKPENFEVQGFAPFGLSGVEMAVSAGGIIFAYLGLTPIISVASEVKNPQRTIPIALILSVLLSTAIYALLQLAFLGSVPTEMLANGWASVAKELALPYRDIALALGVGWLAYLVVADAVISPSGCGNIYMNATPRVVYGWAQTGTFFKYFTRIDAESGIPRPALWLTFALSVFWTLPFPSWEALINVVSAALVLSYAVAPVTVAALRRNAPDMPRPFRVKGMGVLGPLSFIIAALIVYWSGWNTVSWLLALQIVMFVLYLLCGRFVPTQHLSLAQQVRSSAWLIGFYAVTILLSWLGSFGGLGVLGHPFDTVAVAACALGVYYWGAATGVPAHQVRLEGEDESEVGVETYSSRPAVAS; this is encoded by the coding sequence ATGTCAGGCAAATTCAAGAAACAGTTGTCATTGCTGGACCTCACCTTCATCGGCCTAGGTGCCATCTTCGGCTCCGGCTGGCTGTTCGCCGCCAGCCACGTTTCGGCCATCGCCGGCCCGGCCGGTATCCTGTCCTGGTTCCTCGGCGGCTTTGCCGTGCTCTTGCTGGGCATCGTCTATTGCGAGCTGGGCGCCGCCCTGCCCCGCGCCGGTGGCGTGGTGCGCTACCCGGTGTACTCGCATGGCCCGCTGCTGGGCTACCTGATGGGCTTCATCACCCTGATCGCCTTTTCCAGCCTGATCGCCATCGAAGTGGTCGCCTCGCGCCAGTACGCCGCCGCCTGGTTCCCCGGGCTGACCAAGGCCGGCTCCAGCGAGCCGACCGTGCTCGGCTGGCTGGTGCAGTTCGCCCTGCTGGGGCTGTTCTTCTTCCTCAACTACCGCAGCGTGAAAACCTTCGCCAAGGCCAACAACCTGGTCAGCGTGTTCAAGTTCATCGTGCCGCTGCTGGTGATCGGCGTGCTGTTCACCTTCTTCAAGCCGGAAAACTTCGAGGTCCAGGGCTTTGCGCCGTTCGGCCTGTCCGGGGTGGAAATGGCGGTCTCGGCCGGTGGCATCATCTTCGCCTACCTGGGCCTGACGCCCATCATTTCGGTCGCCAGCGAGGTGAAGAACCCACAGCGCACCATCCCGATCGCGCTGATCCTCTCGGTGCTGCTGTCGACCGCCATCTATGCCCTGCTGCAACTGGCCTTCCTCGGCAGCGTGCCAACCGAAATGCTGGCCAACGGCTGGGCCAGCGTGGCCAAGGAACTGGCCCTGCCCTACCGTGACATCGCCCTGGCCCTGGGTGTCGGCTGGCTGGCCTACCTGGTGGTGGCCGACGCGGTGATCTCGCCCAGCGGCTGCGGCAACATCTATATGAACGCCACCCCACGCGTGGTCTATGGCTGGGCGCAGACCGGCACCTTCTTCAAGTACTTCACCCGTATCGATGCCGAGTCGGGCATCCCGCGCCCGGCGTTGTGGCTGACCTTTGCCCTGTCGGTGTTCTGGACCCTGCCGTTCCCGTCCTGGGAAGCGCTGATCAACGTGGTTTCCGCGGCCCTGGTACTGAGCTACGCCGTGGCCCCGGTCACCGTCGCCGCCCTGCGCCGCAATGCCCCTGACATGCCGCGCCCGTTCCGGGTCAAGGGCATGGGCGTGCTCGGCCCACTGTCGTTCATCATCGCCGCGCTGATCGTGTACTGGTCCGGCTGGAACACCGTGTCGTGGCTGCTGGCGCTGCAGATCGTGATGTTCGTGCTGTATCTGCTGTGCGGTCGCTTCGTGCCGACCCAGCACCTGTCGCTGGCCCAACAGGTGCGCTCGTCGGCGTGGCTGATCGGCTTCTATGCAGTGACCATCCTGCTGTCCTGGCTGGGCAGCTTCGGCGGCCTGGGGGTACTCGGCCACCCGTTCGACACCGTGGCCGTGGCCGCCTGCGCCCTGGGCGTCTACTACTGGGGCGCAGCCACCGGTGTACCGGCCCACCAGGTGCGCCTGGAAGGCGAGGATGAAAGCGAAGTTGGTGTTGAAACCTACAGCAGCCGTCCCGCTGTCGCTTCCTGA
- a CDS encoding 4-hydroxyproline epimerase: MKHIHVIDSHTGGEPTRLVMKGFPTLHGRSMAEQRDELRELHDQWRRACLLEPRGNDVLVGALYCPPTSADATCGVIFFNNAGYLNMCGHGTIGLVASLQHLGLIAPGEHKIDTPVGQVIATLHEDGAVTVGNVPSYRYRQQVAVDVPGHGVVHGDIAWGGNWFFLVSEHGQRIDLDNREALTDYTWAMLKALEAQGITGEHGAPIDHVELFADDATADSRNFVMCPGKAYDRSPCGTGTSAKLACLAADGKLAEGQTWVQASITGSQFHGRYQRDGERIRPFITGRAYMTADSTLLIDEQDPFAWGI; the protein is encoded by the coding sequence ATGAAACACATCCACGTCATCGACTCGCATACCGGCGGCGAACCGACCCGCCTGGTGATGAAAGGCTTCCCGACACTGCACGGGCGCAGCATGGCCGAGCAACGCGACGAACTGCGCGAACTGCATGACCAATGGCGCCGCGCCTGCCTGCTGGAACCCCGCGGCAATGATGTGCTGGTCGGCGCGCTGTACTGCCCGCCGACCTCGGCCGACGCCACCTGCGGGGTGATCTTCTTCAACAACGCCGGCTACCTGAACATGTGCGGCCACGGCACCATCGGCCTGGTCGCCTCGCTGCAGCACCTGGGCCTGATTGCCCCGGGCGAACACAAGATCGACACCCCGGTCGGCCAGGTCATTGCAACCCTGCATGAGGACGGCGCCGTCACCGTCGGCAACGTGCCCTCCTACCGCTATCGCCAGCAGGTGGCGGTGGACGTGCCCGGGCACGGCGTGGTGCACGGCGACATCGCCTGGGGTGGCAACTGGTTCTTCCTGGTTTCCGAACACGGCCAGCGCATCGATCTGGACAACCGCGAGGCGCTGACCGACTACACCTGGGCCATGCTCAAGGCCCTCGAAGCCCAGGGCATCACCGGCGAGCACGGGGCGCCGATCGACCATGTCGAGCTGTTTGCCGACGACGCCACTGCCGACAGCCGCAACTTCGTGATGTGCCCCGGCAAGGCCTACGACCGCTCGCCGTGCGGCACCGGCACCAGCGCCAAGCTGGCCTGCCTGGCCGCCGACGGCAAGCTCGCTGAAGGCCAGACCTGGGTGCAGGCCAGCATTACCGGCAGCCAGTTCCACGGCCGCTACCAGCGCGACGGCGAACGCATTCGCCCGTTCATCACCGGCCGCGCCTACATGACCGCCGACAGCACCCTGCTGATCGACGAACAAGACCCGTTCGCCTGGGGCATCTGA
- a CDS encoding dihydrodipicolinate synthase family protein, whose amino-acid sequence MTSNIFTGTMPALMTPCTAERKPDFDALVRKGRELIDLGMSAVVYCGSMGDWPLLTEAERQEGVARLVAAGIPTIVGTGAVNTREAVSHAAHAAKVGAAGLMVIPRVLSRGASLIAQKHHFSAILAAAPKLPAVIYNSPYYGFATRADLFFELRREFPNLIGFKEFGGGADLRYAAEHITSKDDDVTLMVGVDTQVVHGFVNCNATGAITGIGNALPREVLHLVKLSKQAAKGDAKARRLARELEAALAVLSSFDEGCDLVLYYKHLMVLNGDREYSLHFNETDALTDAQRNYAEQQYALFRSWYASWSAEQNLA is encoded by the coding sequence ATGACCAGCAACATCTTCACAGGCACCATGCCCGCCCTGATGACCCCGTGCACCGCCGAGCGCAAGCCGGACTTCGACGCCTTGGTGCGCAAGGGCCGCGAACTGATCGACCTCGGCATGAGCGCCGTGGTGTACTGCGGCTCGATGGGCGACTGGCCGCTGCTGACCGAAGCCGAGCGCCAGGAAGGCGTGGCCCGCCTGGTCGCCGCCGGCATCCCGACCATCGTCGGCACCGGTGCGGTGAACACCCGCGAAGCCGTATCCCACGCCGCCCACGCGGCCAAGGTGGGCGCTGCCGGCCTGATGGTCATCCCGCGTGTGCTCAGCCGCGGGGCCTCGCTGATTGCCCAGAAGCACCACTTCTCGGCGATCCTCGCTGCCGCGCCGAAGCTGCCGGCGGTGATCTACAACAGCCCGTACTACGGTTTCGCCACCCGCGCCGACCTGTTCTTCGAACTGCGCCGCGAATTCCCCAACCTGATCGGCTTCAAGGAGTTCGGCGGTGGCGCCGACCTGCGCTACGCCGCCGAGCACATCACCTCCAAGGATGACGACGTCACCTTGATGGTCGGCGTCGATACCCAGGTGGTGCATGGCTTCGTCAACTGCAACGCCACTGGCGCCATCACCGGCATCGGCAATGCCCTGCCACGCGAAGTGCTGCACCTGGTGAAGCTGAGCAAGCAAGCGGCCAAGGGCGATGCCAAGGCCCGGCGCCTGGCACGCGAGCTGGAAGCGGCGCTGGCGGTGCTGTCGTCGTTCGACGAAGGCTGCGACCTGGTGCTGTATTACAAGCACCTGATGGTGCTGAACGGCGACCGCGAATACAGCCTGCACTTCAACGAGACCGACGCCCTGACCGACGCCCAGCGCAACTATGCCGAACAGCAGTACGCGCTGTTCCGCAGCTGGTATGCCAGCTGGTCGGCCGAGCAGAACCTGGCCTGA
- a CDS encoding aldehyde dehydrogenase (NADP(+)): protein MTLTGNLLIGQTPVTGSRVAIRAIDPATGQALEPAYLGGSGEHVAQACELAWAAFDAYRETSLEQRAQFLESIATQIEALGDALIDRAVAETGLPQARIQGERGRTCTQLRTFARVVRAGEWLDVRVDNALPERQPLPRADLRQRQVALGPVAVFGASNFPLAFSVAGGDTASALAAGCPVVVKAHGAHPGTSELVGQAVARAVQQCGLPAGVFSLLYGSGREVGIALVRDPRIKAVGFTGSRSGGIALCQAAQARPEPIPVYAEMSSINPVFLFDAALQARAETLAQGFVASLTQGAGQFCTNPGLVIARQGPALQRFITAAGEQVAKAAAQTMLTPGIFAAYQAGVAALAANANARVAATGQAGQGPNQCQVQLFVTQAEAFLADPALQAEVFGAASLVVACASDEQVRQVAEHLEGQLTATLQLDDGDIDSARKLLPTLERKAGRLLVNGWPTGVEVCDAMVHGGPFPATSDARSTSVGTAAILRFLRPVCYQDFPDALLPQALKQGNPLHLRRLLDGKRES, encoded by the coding sequence ATGACCCTCACAGGTAACCTGCTGATCGGCCAGACGCCGGTAACCGGCAGCCGCGTAGCCATCCGTGCCATCGACCCGGCCACTGGCCAGGCGCTGGAGCCGGCCTACCTCGGCGGCAGCGGCGAACACGTGGCCCAGGCCTGCGAACTGGCCTGGGCCGCGTTCGATGCCTACCGCGAAACCTCGCTCGAACAACGGGCGCAGTTCCTCGAAAGCATCGCCACGCAGATCGAAGCGCTGGGCGATGCGCTGATCGACCGCGCCGTGGCCGAAACCGGCCTGCCCCAGGCGCGGATCCAGGGCGAACGTGGCCGCACCTGCACCCAGCTGCGCACTTTCGCCCGCGTGGTACGGGCCGGTGAATGGCTGGACGTGCGGGTCGACAACGCCCTGCCCGAGCGCCAGCCCCTGCCCCGTGCCGACCTGCGCCAGCGCCAGGTGGCACTGGGGCCGGTGGCGGTGTTCGGCGCCAGCAATTTCCCCCTGGCCTTCTCGGTAGCCGGCGGCGATACCGCCTCGGCCCTGGCCGCCGGCTGCCCGGTGGTGGTCAAGGCCCATGGCGCGCACCCGGGCACCAGCGAACTGGTCGGCCAGGCGGTAGCCCGCGCGGTACAGCAGTGCGGCCTGCCAGCCGGCGTGTTTTCACTGTTGTACGGCTCTGGTCGGGAAGTGGGCATCGCCCTGGTCCGCGACCCGCGAATCAAGGCCGTTGGCTTTACCGGCTCGCGTAGCGGTGGCATTGCGCTGTGCCAGGCCGCGCAAGCGCGCCCGGAACCGATCCCGGTGTATGCCGAAATGAGCTCGATCAACCCGGTGTTCCTGTTCGACGCCGCCTTGCAGGCGCGCGCTGAGACGCTGGCGCAAGGCTTCGTCGCCTCGCTGACCCAGGGCGCCGGCCAGTTCTGCACCAACCCGGGCTTGGTCATTGCCCGCCAGGGGCCGGCGTTGCAGCGCTTCATCACCGCCGCCGGCGAGCAGGTAGCCAAGGCCGCTGCGCAAACCATGCTCACCCCTGGCATCTTCGCGGCCTACCAGGCCGGCGTCGCAGCCCTGGCTGCCAACGCCAATGCCCGCGTCGCCGCCACTGGCCAGGCCGGGCAAGGCCCCAACCAGTGCCAGGTGCAGCTGTTCGTCACCCAGGCCGAAGCGTTCCTCGCCGACCCGGCGTTGCAGGCCGAAGTGTTCGGCGCCGCATCGTTGGTGGTGGCCTGCGCCAGCGACGAGCAGGTCCGCCAGGTAGCCGAGCATCTGGAAGGCCAGCTGACCGCCACCCTGCAGCTGGACGATGGCGACATCGACAGTGCCCGCAAACTGTTGCCAACCCTCGAGCGCAAGGCCGGGCGCCTGCTGGTCAATGGCTGGCCGACCGGCGTCGAGGTGTGCGACGCGATGGTCCACGGCGGGCCGTTCCCGGCCACCTCCGATGCCCGCAGCACCTCGGTGGGCACGGCGGCGATCCTGCGCTTCCTGCGCCCGGTGTGCTACCAGGACTTCCCCGATGCCCTGTTGCCGCAGGCGTTGAAGCAGGGTAACCCGCTGCACTTGCGGCGCCTGCTCGACGGTAAACGGGAAAGCTGA
- a CDS encoding NAD(P)/FAD-dependent oxidoreductase, with protein sequence MLDNRESDIAVVGAGIVGVACALQLARQGRRVMLIDRQAPGHGASYGNAGHLATEQVFPIADLSILKRLPRMLLDPMGPLRLDWKYLPRAMPWFTRLLLNLRPAPFQRSVAGIRQLNEGSLAAWQRLLGSIGRSTLFREDGSLLVFERPESRAALEALRARMQQQAVPVDLWSAQNVRAAAPQLNSSLLGGLFFPRTGHFIDPYRVVCELFEAAKASGVRFVQAQVEVGQLHSGGVNLASDQGALSARQVLISCGAHSARLTGALTGKRVPLDTERGYHLMLPGEQQRLPFAVTSLERKFIMTPMAEGLRLAGTVEFAGLEAPPSMQRAWQLHRLSKGLFQRELNAEGATPWMGFRPSLPDSLPVIDRVCDGRVLLAFGHQHLGLTQAALTAEWVGRLAEMAGGPEMVAYRLDRF encoded by the coding sequence ATGCTCGATAACCGTGAAAGCGATATCGCCGTGGTCGGCGCCGGCATTGTCGGTGTCGCCTGCGCCTTGCAACTGGCCCGCCAGGGGCGCCGGGTCATGCTGATCGACCGCCAGGCACCCGGCCACGGCGCGTCCTACGGCAATGCCGGGCACCTGGCTACCGAGCAGGTGTTCCCGATTGCCGACCTGTCGATCCTCAAGCGCCTGCCACGCATGCTGCTGGACCCGATGGGCCCGCTGCGCCTGGACTGGAAATACCTGCCCAGGGCCATGCCCTGGTTCACCCGGCTGCTGCTCAACCTGCGCCCGGCGCCGTTCCAGCGCAGCGTGGCCGGTATCCGCCAGTTGAACGAAGGCAGCCTGGCCGCCTGGCAGCGGCTGCTGGGCTCGATCGGGCGCAGCACGCTGTTCCGCGAAGATGGCTCGCTGCTGGTGTTCGAGCGGCCCGAATCGCGCGCGGCACTGGAGGCCCTGCGCGCCCGCATGCAACAGCAGGCGGTGCCGGTCGACTTGTGGTCGGCGCAAAACGTGCGCGCAGCGGCGCCACAGCTCAACTCGTCGCTGCTGGGTGGGTTGTTCTTTCCGCGTACCGGGCACTTCATCGACCCTTACCGGGTGGTGTGCGAGCTGTTCGAAGCGGCCAAGGCCAGTGGCGTGCGTTTTGTCCAGGCGCAAGTCGAGGTTGGCCAGTTGCACAGCGGCGGGGTCAACCTGGCCAGCGACCAGGGCGCACTCAGTGCGCGCCAGGTGTTGATCAGCTGTGGCGCGCATTCTGCGCGGCTGACCGGCGCGCTGACCGGCAAGCGCGTACCGCTGGATACCGAGCGCGGCTACCACCTGATGCTGCCGGGCGAGCAGCAGCGCCTGCCGTTTGCGGTCACCTCACTGGAGCGCAAGTTCATCATGACGCCCATGGCCGAGGGCTTGCGCCTGGCGGGCACGGTCGAGTTCGCCGGGCTGGAGGCACCGCCGAGCATGCAGCGGGCCTGGCAGTTGCACCGCTTGAGCAAGGGCTTGTTCCAGCGGGAACTGAATGCCGAAGGGGCGACCCCGTGGATGGGGTTTCGGCCTTCGCTGCCAGACTCGTTGCCGGTGATCGACCGGGTGTGCGATGGGCGGGTGCTGCTGGCGTTCGGGCATCAGCACCTGGGGCTGACCCAGGCGGCGCTGACAGCGGAATGGGTGGGAAGGTTGGCTGAGATGGCCGGTGGACCGGAGATGGTGGCTTACCGGTTGGATCGGTTTTAG
- the xenA gene encoding xenobiotic reductase XenA, with amino-acid sequence MSALFEPYTLKDVTLRNRIAIPPMCQYMAEDGMINDWHHVHLAGLARGGAGLLVVEATAVAPEGRITPGCAGIWSDAHAQAFVPVVQAIKAAGAVPGIQIAHAGRKASANRPWEGDDHIAADDARGWETIAPSAIAFGAHLPKVPREMTLADIARVKQDFVDAARRARDAGFEWIELHFAHGYLGQSFFSEHSNKRTDAYGGSFDNRSRFLLETLAAVREVWPENLPLTARFGVLEYDGRDEQTLEESIELARRFKAGGLDLLSVSVGFTIPETNIPWGPAFMGSIAERVRREAKLPVTSAWGFGTPQLAEAALQANQLDLVSVGRAHLADPHWAYFAAKELGVEKASWTLPAPYAHWLERYR; translated from the coding sequence ATGTCCGCTCTGTTCGAACCCTACACCCTCAAGGATGTCACCCTGCGCAACCGCATCGCCATTCCGCCCATGTGCCAGTACATGGCCGAGGACGGCATGATCAACGATTGGCACCATGTGCACCTGGCCGGCCTTGCCCGCGGCGGTGCCGGCCTGCTGGTAGTCGAAGCCACTGCGGTGGCGCCGGAAGGGCGTATCACCCCCGGTTGCGCCGGGATCTGGAGCGATGCCCACGCCCAGGCCTTCGTGCCGGTGGTGCAGGCGATCAAGGCCGCCGGTGCCGTGCCGGGTATCCAGATTGCCCACGCCGGGCGCAAGGCCAGCGCCAACCGCCCGTGGGAAGGAGACGACCACATTGCCGCCGACGACGCGCGTGGCTGGGAAACCATCGCCCCGTCTGCCATCGCCTTTGGCGCGCACCTGCCGAAAGTGCCGCGGGAGATGACCCTGGCCGACATCGCCCGGGTCAAGCAGGACTTCGTCGATGCCGCGCGGCGTGCACGTGATGCCGGTTTCGAGTGGATCGAGCTGCACTTTGCCCATGGTTACCTGGGGCAGAGCTTCTTCTCCGAACATTCCAACAAGCGCACCGACGCCTACGGTGGCAGCTTCGACAACCGCAGCCGCTTCCTTCTGGAAACCCTGGCGGCAGTGCGCGAAGTGTGGCCGGAGAACCTGCCGCTGACCGCGCGCTTCGGGGTGCTGGAATATGATGGCCGCGATGAGCAGACCCTGGAAGAATCGATCGAGCTGGCGCGCCGCTTCAAGGCTGGTGGCCTTGATTTGCTGAGCGTGAGTGTCGGTTTCACCATCCCCGAGACCAATATCCCGTGGGGCCCGGCGTTCATGGGGTCGATTGCCGAGCGCGTGCGCCGTGAGGCGAAGCTGCCGGTAACGTCGGCGTGGGGCTTCGGTACGCCGCAACTGGCGGAAGCGGCGCTGCAGGCCAACCAGCTGGACCTGGTGTCGGTAGGCCGGGCGCATCTGGCGGACCCGCACTGGGCCTACTTTGCGGCGAAGGAACTGGGGGTGGAGAAAGCCTCCTGGACCTTGCCGGCGCCTTATGCGCACTGGCTTGAGCGTTATCGCTGA
- a CDS encoding ArsR/SmtB family transcription factor — protein MAINDSPVIMMLMRAYQHPNSEDLTLERLLYALSDPVRLGIVRHLAGVAEASCGELDGGRPKSSMSHHFRVLRDAGLVHTRNVGTTHMNSLRSEMLAERFPGLLDCILRQQ, from the coding sequence ATGGCAATTAATGATAGCCCCGTTATCATGATGCTCATGCGAGCCTACCAACATCCCAATTCCGAAGACCTGACCCTCGAACGCCTGCTCTATGCCCTGAGCGACCCGGTGCGCCTTGGCATCGTGCGCCACCTGGCGGGCGTGGCCGAAGCCAGCTGCGGCGAGCTGGACGGCGGCCGGCCGAAGTCGAGCATGTCCCACCACTTTCGCGTGCTGCGGGATGCGGGGCTGGTGCATACCCGCAATGTCGGGACGACCCACATGAATTCGCTGCGTAGCGAGATGCTGGCAGAGCGCTTCCCCGGGTTGCTGGACTGCATTCTGCGGCAGCAATGA